A DNA window from Parabacteroides johnsonii DSM 18315 contains the following coding sequences:
- a CDS encoding FecR family protein produces MENDNNIKRIIQLYFGKHFSRSGRVLFGRWLRAEDGASEKTDMLQAFWEHSPAEATVETREDWDALQRHLQVEPVRRNTVSMYRGWIKYAAVIALMLLTGAATFFVTDRLKPTRHVEMAELFVPYGESRQVILPDGSQVWVDAGSLLVYPKDFTDTETRTVYLTGEASFTVRKNREKPFIVKTTYLDIQALGTVFTVASYPGDSCTSTILEEGSVKVDVKTGDHQPAILKPNERLVYSHAAHTVTVQSVDALLYKMERSGYLIYENVSFSHLMASLERKFNVTIHYNSQKYADEYYNVKFAPHETLEDVLTVLQQLIGIHFKIKGNVVFIN; encoded by the coding sequence ATGGAAAACGACAACAATATAAAACGAATCATACAACTTTATTTCGGAAAGCATTTTTCCCGTTCGGGGCGTGTCCTGTTCGGACGTTGGCTGCGGGCGGAAGATGGAGCTTCTGAGAAGACCGATATGTTGCAGGCCTTTTGGGAACATTCGCCGGCAGAAGCGACTGTCGAGACTCGCGAAGACTGGGATGCCCTGCAAAGACATTTACAGGTTGAACCGGTCCGTCGGAATACCGTCTCGATGTATCGTGGATGGATCAAATATGCGGCGGTAATTGCATTGATGCTATTGACGGGAGCGGCGACTTTCTTCGTTACGGATCGCTTGAAACCTACCCGGCATGTAGAGATGGCGGAATTATTCGTTCCTTATGGTGAGAGTCGGCAGGTTATTTTGCCGGATGGTTCACAGGTATGGGTCGATGCCGGTTCGTTGCTCGTTTATCCGAAAGACTTTACGGATACGGAAACCCGTACGGTTTACCTGACAGGTGAAGCTTCGTTCACAGTTCGGAAAAACAGGGAAAAGCCTTTTATCGTGAAGACGACTTATTTGGATATCCAGGCTTTAGGTACGGTATTTACGGTTGCTTCTTATCCGGGTGATTCCTGTACGAGTACGATTTTGGAAGAGGGAAGTGTCAAAGTGGATGTAAAGACAGGCGACCACCAGCCGGCTATCCTGAAGCCGAATGAACGCTTGGTTTATTCGCATGCGGCGCATACGGTAACGGTCCAGTCAGTCGATGCTTTGCTCTATAAGATGGAGCGTAGCGGTTACCTGATTTACGAGAATGTCTCTTTCAGTCATCTGATGGCTTCGTTGGAACGGAAGTTTAACGTGACGATTCATTATAATTCCCAGAAATATGCGGACGAATATTACAATGTCAAGTTCGCCCCGCATGAAACACTGGAGGATGTGTTGACTGTTTTGCAGCAGTTGATCGGCATTCATTTTAAGATAAAGGGAAATGTTGTATTTATAAATTAA
- a CDS encoding FecR family protein: protein MEEHKHIKDYIVDYLLEDEDEKRLDPVLAEWLAEDESHRKEFDLYKKIWKESHRYIEPEIFDPDLAWEEVNKINRQKVYLRKSWKNILYAASGVAASLLVVLALSFMGAFQKGSEVLVSMSADYGNRSEIMLPDGSLVKLNAGSEVVYSYDPKKKTREVDFQGEGFFDVSKSKEPFVIKVAGGLNVKVWGTSFNLQAYADDPVIQASLVEGCIELEKGNEMLRMKPGEIAVFDKETNKIKQIEGVLSHSYGWLDNKLYMEDMSLSVVCKYLERWYDVEITLQPGLGEKIRYNGVIQEETVTDVMDALSRLSNISYHVKGKHISITSK, encoded by the coding sequence ATGGAAGAGCATAAACATATAAAAGACTATATCGTCGACTATTTACTGGAAGATGAAGATGAGAAACGTCTTGATCCGGTATTGGCCGAGTGGTTAGCCGAAGATGAATCTCATAGAAAAGAATTTGATTTGTATAAGAAGATTTGGAAAGAATCCCACCGTTATATAGAGCCTGAGATTTTTGATCCTGATCTTGCATGGGAAGAGGTTAACAAGATAAACCGACAGAAAGTATATCTTCGAAAATCTTGGAAAAACATATTATATGCGGCTTCCGGGGTTGCCGCATCTTTATTGGTGGTGCTGGCCTTATCTTTTATGGGAGCTTTTCAGAAAGGATCGGAGGTGCTGGTCAGTATGAGTGCTGATTATGGGAATCGTTCAGAGATCATGTTGCCGGATGGATCTTTGGTCAAACTGAATGCAGGTTCTGAAGTCGTTTATTCTTATGATCCGAAGAAAAAAACGCGGGAAGTTGATTTCCAAGGAGAAGGATTTTTTGATGTATCCAAGAGTAAGGAACCTTTTGTCATTAAAGTGGCTGGAGGTTTAAACGTGAAGGTCTGGGGTACTTCATTCAACTTGCAGGCGTATGCAGATGATCCGGTTATCCAAGCTTCTTTAGTTGAGGGATGTATCGAACTGGAGAAAGGGAACGAGATGTTGAGGATGAAGCCGGGAGAAATAGCTGTTTTCGATAAAGAGACAAATAAGATTAAGCAAATAGAAGGTGTTTTGTCCCATTCTTATGGCTGGTTGGACAATAAGTTATATATGGAAGATATGTCTTTGTCGGTTGTTTGTAAATATCTAGAAAGATGGTATGATGTGGAAATTACGCTTCAACCGGGATTGGGAGAAAAGATCCGTTATAACGGAGTAATACAGGAAGAGACCGTAACAGATGTTATGGATGCTTTGTCTCGCCTAAGTAATATAAGCTATCATGTAAAAGGAAAACATATAAGTATAACCTCTAAATAG
- a CDS encoding Gfo/Idh/MocA family protein, with the protein MMIMNKISRRHFLAATGAITGAALLNPLSGVAAETAEASKVVGKKLRLAIVGTGGRGTSMWGYDLMKSYPDYIEFVGLCDKNEGRVETGKKIIGASCPTYTDFEKMMKETKPDVLIVTTMDSTHHHFIIRGMELGADIITEKPMTTDEKKIQAILDAEKRTGKNCRVTFNYRYSPHRAKIWELLRAGEIGDITSADFHWYLDTSHGADYFRRWHRLVECSGSLWVHKASHHFDLLNWWIDSDPESVYALGSLDHYGKNGTFRAENCRTCPHTSKCKFYYDITRNQNYMDLYVANEKYDGYLRDGCVFKNDVNIFDKMAATIRYKNGVQVAYSLTTYSPYEGYRIAFNGTKGRLEAWIQESRPTSDANFDELVLFKNFGKREYIQIPFGTSGHGGGDALLKDQIFLPGVEDPYKQCASVRDGALACLVGIAARNSIAAGQPVKIADLTSIQPQEKKLYQRIL; encoded by the coding sequence ATGATGATTATGAATAAAATATCACGACGACATTTTTTAGCTGCGACAGGTGCTATAACTGGGGCAGCCTTATTGAATCCATTATCGGGAGTAGCGGCAGAAACAGCTGAAGCTTCGAAAGTTGTAGGGAAAAAACTTCGCCTTGCTATTGTTGGTACTGGCGGAAGAGGAACTTCCATGTGGGGGTATGACTTAATGAAAAGTTATCCTGACTACATCGAGTTTGTAGGCCTTTGCGATAAGAATGAAGGTCGTGTGGAAACCGGTAAGAAGATTATCGGGGCTTCCTGTCCTACTTATACGGATTTTGAAAAGATGATGAAGGAAACTAAGCCTGATGTGCTGATTGTAACGACAATGGATAGCACTCATCATCATTTTATTATCCGTGGAATGGAGCTTGGTGCGGATATTATTACAGAAAAGCCGATGACAACGGATGAAAAGAAAATCCAGGCAATTTTGGATGCAGAAAAACGGACAGGAAAGAATTGCCGTGTGACATTTAATTATCGTTATTCTCCACATCGTGCGAAAATATGGGAGTTACTCCGTGCTGGTGAGATTGGCGATATCACTTCTGCCGATTTTCATTGGTATCTGGATACCTCTCATGGTGCCGATTATTTTCGTCGTTGGCATCGTTTGGTAGAATGTAGCGGTTCTTTATGGGTACATAAAGCTAGCCACCACTTTGATCTTCTGAATTGGTGGATTGACAGTGATCCGGAAAGTGTGTATGCATTGGGCAGTTTGGATCATTATGGTAAAAACGGAACATTCCGAGCAGAGAATTGCCGTACCTGTCCTCACACTTCCAAATGTAAATTCTATTACGATATAACACGGAATCAGAATTATATGGATTTATATGTAGCCAACGAAAAATATGATGGTTATCTTCGTGATGGATGCGTATTTAAAAACGATGTCAATATCTTTGATAAGATGGCGGCAACAATTCGTTATAAAAATGGCGTGCAGGTTGCTTATTCTCTAACGACTTACAGTCCTTATGAAGGTTATCGTATAGCCTTTAATGGAACGAAAGGGCGTTTGGAAGCTTGGATACAGGAATCCCGGCCGACTTCTGATGCAAATTTTGATGAACTCGTTTTATTTAAGAATTTTGGAAAACGTGAGTATATCCAAATTCCATTCGGAACGTCTGGTCATGGAGGAGGGGATGCATTGCTGAAAGATCAGATTTTCTTACCTGGAGTAGAAGACCCGTATAAGCAGTGTGCAAGTGTCCGAGATGGTGCTTTGGCTTGTTTGGTCGGCATTGCGGCGCGTAATAGTATAGCGGCTGGTCAGCCGGTGAAAATAGCGGATCTTACTTCTATACAGCCTCAGGAAAAGAAATTGTATCAGAGGATATTGTAG
- a CDS encoding Fur family transcriptional regulator has product MSTKQCEEKLKDKGVRPTAARILILQKLSEQTHPISLLELEAQLETLDKSTISRSLAILLEHHAVHAFEDGSGSMKYEICRSDTDTCFIENRHIHFYCEVCHKTYCMDPIKIPVVQLPEGFIMDTINYTVKGICPACKPTDL; this is encoded by the coding sequence ATGTCAACAAAACAATGCGAAGAGAAGCTCAAAGATAAAGGTGTGCGCCCTACAGCCGCCCGGATCCTTATATTACAGAAATTGTCGGAACAGACACATCCTATTTCCTTGCTCGAACTGGAGGCGCAACTTGAGACATTAGACAAATCGACCATTTCACGCTCTCTGGCGATCCTGTTGGAGCATCACGCCGTCCACGCTTTCGAGGACGGAAGCGGGTCGATGAAATACGAAATCTGCCGGAGCGACACCGATACTTGCTTTATAGAAAACAGGCATATCCATTTTTACTGTGAGGTTTGCCATAAAACCTATTGTATGGACCCGATAAAAATCCCGGTCGTACAGTTGCCGGAAGGCTTCATCATGGATACGATCAACTATACGGTCAAAGGGATTTGTCCGGCATGCAAGCCAACGGATCTGTAA
- a CDS encoding RagB/SusD family nutrient uptake outer membrane protein, whose product MKNIAIFLLIVLSVSSFSCDFLEEEPKGLISDTYAKTEEGVESLILSIYQRNRYLTERLYKFADCGTDLTTYATNGVGWPYEEAMIYNDPLMISNRWNSQYWKYLYKGLNVANLGVQYIQETPIAHEEKKNQLISEVHALRAFYLFMIVETYGPASHYADTPSQSVITEGYQPGIAVFYKKILEDLDIAFQYLDMPQNTQWGRMNIGVAKTLKMRVLMALAAYDDSIITGAGYTKQQCYDEVVKLCNSVINDYNYKLLDNYASVFDVNNQINDEIIWSIQYTSDLVYNGMDLTDIDANSMHRYFVGWYNKSAKNPNINIDGLWSHSRVYGREYRCTMPTYYYISLFDKFDKRREQTFQTAWCRIPDNWNNEPDYSDTLLIRTLDVVSDEYVKSYEDRGIIVDNITDLYDINTGIPTINGRSCHHTMTKYLDPSRDEAKREEGFKDLILMRLGEVYITLAEAYVRTNQPEKAAEVITQLRKRALVDGHESELKVTAADMDMDFILEEGARELGCELNRWYMLKRSGKMVEWVKEHNPDITLIKDYHIYRPLPQDALYEVTNLDVFVQNKGYK is encoded by the coding sequence ATGAAAAACATAGCAATTTTTTTATTAATCGTATTATCTGTAAGTTCCTTTTCTTGTGATTTTCTGGAAGAAGAGCCAAAAGGGTTGATCAGTGATACGTATGCGAAAACAGAAGAAGGGGTTGAGTCGCTTATATTGAGTATCTATCAACGGAATCGTTATCTGACAGAACGTTTATACAAGTTTGCAGATTGCGGAACGGATTTGACAACCTATGCAACTAACGGTGTTGGTTGGCCTTATGAAGAGGCTATGATTTATAACGATCCTCTCATGATTTCTAATCGTTGGAATTCCCAATATTGGAAATATCTTTATAAGGGATTGAACGTTGCAAACTTGGGGGTACAGTATATACAGGAAACTCCTATTGCACATGAGGAAAAAAAGAATCAACTGATATCGGAGGTTCATGCTTTGCGTGCTTTTTACTTGTTTATGATTGTCGAGACATATGGTCCTGCATCCCATTATGCGGATACTCCGTCCCAATCAGTGATAACAGAAGGATATCAACCGGGTATTGCTGTCTTTTACAAGAAAATATTGGAAGATTTGGATATTGCTTTCCAATATTTGGATATGCCTCAGAATACTCAATGGGGCCGTATGAATATCGGGGTTGCTAAAACTTTGAAAATGCGTGTTTTGATGGCGTTGGCTGCTTATGATGATTCGATTATTACGGGAGCCGGTTATACTAAACAACAGTGTTATGATGAAGTGGTGAAGTTGTGTAATTCAGTTATTAATGACTATAATTATAAACTTTTGGATAATTATGCATCTGTGTTTGATGTGAATAACCAAATAAATGACGAGATTATCTGGTCAATACAATACACAAGTGATTTGGTGTATAACGGAATGGACCTTACGGATATTGATGCGAATAGTATGCATCGGTATTTTGTAGGTTGGTATAACAAGTCAGCCAAAAATCCGAACATCAATATTGACGGATTGTGGAGCCATTCTCGCGTATATGGCCGTGAATATCGTTGTACGATGCCTACCTATTATTATATCAGTCTTTTCGATAAATTTGATAAGCGCAGGGAACAGACTTTCCAGACTGCATGGTGCAGAATTCCGGATAACTGGAATAATGAACCCGACTATTCCGATACGCTGCTTATCCGGACATTGGATGTTGTGTCAGATGAATATGTGAAAAGCTATGAAGACAGAGGAATTATTGTCGACAATATTACGGATCTTTATGATATTAATACCGGAATTCCTACTATCAACGGTAGATCCTGCCATCATACAATGACAAAATATCTGGATCCGAGCCGTGATGAGGCTAAACGGGAAGAAGGCTTTAAAGACTTGATTCTGATGCGTCTAGGTGAAGTCTATATAACTTTGGCTGAAGCGTATGTAAGAACTAACCAACCGGAAAAAGCGGCAGAAGTGATTACCCAACTGAGAAAAAGAGCTTTAGTTGATGGACATGAAAGCGAACTGAAGGTAACTGCCGCTGATATGGACATGGATTTTATCCTAGAAGAAGGTGCACGTGAACTGGGATGCGAATTGAACCGTTGGTATATGTTGAAACGTTCTGGCAAAATGGTGGAATGGGTGAAAGAACATAATCCGGATATTACATTGATCAAGGATTATCATATCTATCGTCCTCTTCCTCAAGATGCGTTGTATGAAGTGACGAACTTGGACGTGTTCGTTCAAAATAAAGGCTATAAATAA
- a CDS encoding RNA polymerase sigma-70 factor: protein MELPEEQNKLKEIAAGNVEAFEHLFFQYQPRLVNFLIGLTHDKEVSRDMAQDLFLSLWKDREKLKNVRSFSSYLFQMARFTVYDYFDRLIVSEKYTNEYLQEASPAESEEEALFVRELQSIINRTVDQMSPQRSKIYRMSREEGLSNDEIAMRLDISKRTVENHLTAALAILRKVLYLFFLLHA, encoded by the coding sequence ATGGAATTACCAGAGGAGCAAAATAAGTTAAAGGAGATCGCCGCTGGAAATGTGGAAGCTTTCGAGCATCTGTTTTTCCAGTACCAACCTCGGTTGGTAAATTTCCTTATCGGCCTAACGCATGATAAGGAAGTCAGCCGTGATATGGCCCAGGATTTGTTTCTCTCGTTGTGGAAAGACCGCGAAAAACTTAAAAATGTCCGTTCTTTCTCCTCCTACCTTTTCCAGATGGCGCGTTTTACCGTGTATGACTACTTCGATCGTCTTATAGTATCGGAAAAATATACGAACGAATACTTGCAGGAAGCCTCCCCGGCCGAATCAGAGGAAGAAGCCTTGTTCGTCCGCGAGCTGCAATCGATCATCAACCGTACGGTCGATCAAATGTCTCCCCAGCGAAGCAAAATCTACCGGATGAGCCGTGAGGAAGGCTTGTCCAATGACGAAATCGCCATGCGCCTCGATATCAGCAAACGAACGGTGGAAAACCACCTGACCGCCGCCCTTGCCATTCTTCGTAAAGTCCTTTATCTTTTCTTCCTTTTGCACGCTTGA
- a CDS encoding SusC/RagA family TonB-linked outer membrane protein, protein MKLTNLIPIKAGKTLSRLCIIGALSLGSSFVFAQNQQVRLSGSNLTLKAAFKQIEQQTKLFVDYNTQDVNDSRVIKKVPAGNNVKNVLEQLLEGTNCSITFSNGHVIISRKTPASSETKKVTGVVKDEKGEPIIGANVVERGTTNGTVTDLNGQYSLDISPSAVLLVSYIGYDTKEIKVDGKNVLNISLAENTENLDEIVVIGYGTSRKRDIVSAMSTVKGSTISAASTSNVQDALQGKVAGLDIQSARYAGDDQQIYIRGARSLNAGNNPLIIVDGIPGSLGSVNTYDIESIEVLKDAASSAIYGSMGANGVILVTTKRGKKGVNREVNFNSYIGLNVPHMMPLQSGEEYVQFRRDGYRYAHGWDTPFADEDVFTQSELDMIRNGNYTDWQDLLYRNALTQSYHLSISNSGEKTRLLLSFKYDKEQGYYKTNDAENYNLTLTADHDLADFWTLGTTVRLKRNNISGFQKLNNEILYMTPLSDPYLENGDLNYFPNPLNTSGYNPLADNVPGQFADDAQSNLLNLNLTSHIKINKWLSMHTNFGYIFSDYKRGYFYGKDSYKGKGVKTNSGKEYNNYDQWTLNHIITYDNSFGDHNLVVDLVGEMQSRRYDKGTLSGDNQPVEYTSYHNLGSNTENIKIGSSFENWALASVLGRLRYNYKNKYYFNIAFRTDGSSRLAKGNQWAVFPSGGVSWSMKDENFMQNVNWINSLKLRVSYGTVGNTAISPYQTLASLSQYAYLFGEDSSNKFYVYSPTSIVNLDLGWEISKTVNAGVDFGLFNNKLNGYVEYYNTKTSDLLMKRTIPSFTGFNDIWQNIGETETSGVEFNLNYNPVRTKDLNVDISLNASRNWEKITALISGEDLPNNKWFIGKPLGVFYDYEKIGIWQLGEEEAAAKYNAKVGDIKVKDQNGDGSISAADDRIILGQVRPKWIASLGANVQYKNFDFSFNLNSRWGYLVKPAPYDDITMDGQRWLPAVDYWTPDNPTNSYPRADQASGYDTYRTSNGYQKGDHIKIQDITLGYSFENLLSKKVPIRKLRFYVQMRNVGYLYRAAEFDIIPEQPNINYTVPSSYNFGVNVTF, encoded by the coding sequence ATGAAATTAACTAATCTAATACCTATAAAAGCGGGAAAAACGCTTTCCCGTTTATGCATAATTGGAGCTCTGTCTCTTGGTAGCTCGTTCGTATTTGCTCAAAATCAACAGGTTCGTTTGTCTGGAAGTAATTTAACCTTAAAGGCTGCTTTCAAGCAAATCGAACAACAAACGAAACTTTTCGTAGACTACAACACACAAGATGTCAACGATTCACGCGTGATCAAGAAAGTGCCGGCCGGCAACAACGTCAAGAACGTCCTGGAACAATTACTAGAAGGCACGAACTGTTCCATCACATTCAGTAACGGCCATGTAATCATTTCCAGAAAAACCCCGGCATCTTCCGAAACAAAAAAAGTCACAGGCGTTGTCAAAGATGAAAAAGGTGAACCGATCATCGGTGCGAATGTTGTGGAGAGGGGGACGACGAACGGGACTGTCACCGATTTGAATGGTCAATATAGTTTGGATATTTCTCCTTCGGCTGTTCTCCTGGTTTCCTATATCGGTTATGATACCAAAGAGATAAAGGTGGACGGGAAAAATGTATTGAATATTTCTTTGGCAGAGAATACGGAGAATTTGGATGAAATTGTTGTGATCGGTTATGGTACATCCAGAAAAAGAGATATTGTAAGTGCTATGTCTACTGTCAAAGGATCAACTATTAGTGCTGCTTCAACAAGTAATGTCCAAGATGCCTTGCAGGGAAAAGTCGCTGGTCTGGATATCCAGTCTGCACGATATGCAGGGGATGATCAGCAAATTTATATCCGTGGTGCAAGATCTTTGAATGCAGGAAATAATCCACTGATTATCGTAGACGGTATTCCTGGAAGTTTAGGGAGTGTAAATACTTACGATATAGAATCAATTGAAGTGTTGAAAGACGCTGCAAGCTCTGCTATTTATGGTTCTATGGGTGCAAATGGTGTTATTTTGGTAACGACCAAAAGAGGAAAAAAAGGGGTAAACCGTGAAGTTAATTTTAATTCTTATATAGGTTTGAACGTTCCTCATATGATGCCTTTGCAGTCCGGAGAAGAGTATGTACAGTTTAGACGTGATGGATACAGGTATGCTCATGGATGGGATACGCCTTTTGCGGATGAAGATGTTTTCACCCAATCTGAACTTGATATGATAAGAAATGGCAATTATACCGATTGGCAGGATTTATTGTATCGCAATGCATTGACACAGAGTTATCATTTGAGCATCAGTAATAGTGGAGAGAAGACTCGTTTATTGTTATCATTTAAATATGATAAAGAACAGGGGTATTATAAAACGAATGATGCGGAAAACTATAATTTGACATTGACGGCAGATCATGATCTAGCAGACTTCTGGACATTGGGTACGACTGTTCGATTGAAACGAAATAATATATCTGGATTCCAGAAACTCAATAACGAAATATTGTATATGACACCGTTATCTGATCCGTATTTGGAGAATGGTGATCTTAATTATTTCCCGAATCCGTTAAACACGTCCGGGTATAACCCGTTGGCTGATAATGTGCCTGGACAGTTTGCAGATGATGCCCAAAGCAATTTGTTGAATCTTAATTTGACTTCACATATAAAGATAAATAAATGGTTGAGTATGCATACTAACTTTGGTTATATTTTCTCAGACTATAAGCGAGGGTATTTCTATGGTAAAGATTCATACAAGGGTAAAGGTGTCAAGACGAATTCCGGTAAAGAGTATAATAATTATGACCAGTGGACACTAAACCATATTATTACATATGATAATAGTTTCGGAGATCATAATTTGGTTGTTGACCTTGTCGGTGAAATGCAGAGCCGGAGATATGATAAAGGTACTTTGTCTGGAGATAACCAGCCGGTAGAATATACATCATATCATAATTTAGGTTCCAACACGGAAAATATAAAAATAGGAAGTAGTTTTGAAAACTGGGCTTTGGCATCTGTCTTGGGTCGTTTACGCTATAATTATAAGAATAAATATTATTTTAATATAGCTTTCAGAACAGATGGTTCGTCTCGTTTGGCAAAAGGGAACCAATGGGCTGTTTTCCCTTCAGGGGGAGTCAGTTGGAGTATGAAGGATGAAAATTTTATGCAGAATGTGAATTGGATTAATAGCCTTAAACTTCGTGTGTCATATGGTACTGTAGGTAATACTGCTATTTCTCCTTATCAAACACTTGCTTCTTTGTCGCAATATGCTTATTTGTTCGGAGAAGATTCGTCTAATAAGTTCTATGTATATAGCCCAACTTCGATCGTGAATCTTGATCTTGGATGGGAAATATCCAAAACTGTAAATGCAGGGGTTGATTTCGGCTTGTTCAACAATAAATTGAATGGTTATGTCGAGTACTATAATACAAAAACGAGTGATTTGTTGATGAAGAGAACGATTCCTTCTTTTACCGGTTTCAATGATATTTGGCAGAATATCGGAGAAACAGAAACTTCGGGAGTTGAGTTCAATTTGAACTATAATCCGGTAAGGACAAAAGACTTGAATGTCGATATTTCACTGAATGCTTCCAGAAACTGGGAAAAGATTACGGCTTTGATTAGTGGTGAAGATTTGCCGAATAATAAATGGTTTATCGGAAAACCTTTAGGTGTGTTCTATGATTATGAAAAAATTGGTATTTGGCAGTTGGGAGAAGAAGAAGCTGCTGCCAAATATAATGCTAAAGTGGGGGATATCAAGGTTAAAGATCAAAATGGAGATGGTTCGATTAGTGCTGCGGACGATCGCATAATCTTGGGGCAGGTTCGCCCGAAATGGATTGCTTCGTTAGGTGCGAATGTTCAATATAAGAATTTTGATTTTTCTTTCAATCTGAACTCAAGATGGGGATATTTGGTTAAGCCCGCTCCATATGATGATATTACAATGGACGGACAGAGATGGTTGCCGGCTGTAGATTACTGGACTCCGGATAATCCGACAAATAGTTACCCACGTGCGGATCAGGCGAGTGGTTATGATACCTATCGTACCTCTAATGGCTACCAGAAAGGCGACCATATTAAAATTCAGGATATAACATTAGGATATAGTTTTGAGAATCTGCTATCAAAGAAGGTGCCAATCAGAAAATTGCGTTTCTATGTGCAAATGAGAAATGTCGGTTATTTGTATAGAGCTGCGGAGTTTGATATTATACCTGAACAACCTAATATTAATTATACGGTTCCCAGTAGTTATAATTTCGGAGTTAATGTAACATTCTAA
- a CDS encoding RNA polymerase sigma factor: MSNTTDEKLIEAIRKDDYVSYNKLFERYYGRLCQYVYSLLMDKNDTEDVVQELFLNIWKNRERIEIKENVGGYLYKMAKHLALNHLRSKVYFNNLSETQDQLSYEDNRVESEEFRIALYGCIDHLPDRCKEVLLLHRIKGLKQKEISEKLDISVKTIKNQIWTSLQKLRRCLELKGI; the protein is encoded by the coding sequence ATGTCTAATACCACAGATGAAAAATTGATAGAGGCGATCAGGAAAGATGATTACGTCAGTTATAATAAACTGTTTGAGCGTTATTATGGTCGCCTTTGTCAATATGTATATAGTCTGCTTATGGATAAAAATGATACGGAAGATGTTGTGCAGGAGCTTTTTCTAAATATATGGAAGAACCGGGAGAGAATTGAAATTAAAGAAAATGTTGGTGGATATCTTTATAAGATGGCAAAACATTTGGCATTGAACCATCTTCGCTCAAAAGTCTATTTTAATAACCTGTCGGAAACTCAAGATCAGTTATCGTATGAAGACAACCGGGTCGAGTCTGAAGAATTTAGGATTGCCCTTTATGGTTGTATCGACCATCTTCCCGATCGCTGTAAAGAAGTACTGTTGCTACACCGAATAAAAGGATTAAAGCAAAAAGAGATCTCGGAAAAACTCGATATCTCGGTAAAAACGATTAAAAATCAAATCTGGACCTCGCTTCAGAAACTGAGGAGATGTTTGGAATTAAAAGGAATATAA